One stretch of Amycolatopsis sp. NBC_00345 DNA includes these proteins:
- a CDS encoding lasso peptide biosynthesis PqqD family chaperone codes for MMLAEDVTLTVTEHGAVLLDQRSGRYWQLNRTGCLIVEELDRTGTIQPALDELQQRFPTSASQVTADAERLVESLVNAKLVTP; via the coding sequence ATGATGCTCGCCGAAGACGTGACCCTCACCGTGACCGAGCACGGCGCCGTCCTGCTCGACCAACGCAGCGGACGATACTGGCAACTCAACCGAACAGGTTGCCTGATCGTCGAAGAGCTCGACCGAACCGGCACCATCCAGCCCGCGCTCGACGAACTACAGCAACGCTTTCCGACCAGCGCGAGCCAAGTGACTGCTGATGCCGAACGACTTGTCGAGTCGTTGGTCAACGCGAAACTGGTGACGCCATGA
- a CDS encoding NAD(P)/FAD-dependent oxidoreductase: MSAEVGADAVVVGAGVIGSAIALELARAGRRVVVVDRAGGAGLGSTSASSAVVRYNFSTLAGVTAAWEARACWSSWAEHLGHDVGDLARFERSGLVMLDVDAAPRSGWLPLFDEVGVPYEEWDSATLAERVPGIDVGRYWPPRRINDDRFWSDAPGTLGGVYTPDAGYVTDPQLAAQNLAAAATAEGAEFRFRATVTAVESAHGRVGAVVLADGTKISAPVVVNAAGPWSGRLNELAGVGSDFTVGVRPLRQEVAHALAPEGYHPAGGAGPAIADADLGTYFRGEVGGGLLVGGTEPDCDPLQWLDDPDDVNLNPTMAVFEAQVTRAARRLPGLRVPNRARGVVGVYDVADDWTPIYDRTELPGFYVAIGTSGNQFKNAPVVGRLMATLIDRVEAGADHDAEPVSYRGVHTGLAIDLGSFSRKRERNAGSSGTVMG; encoded by the coding sequence ATGAGCGCGGAAGTCGGCGCGGATGCCGTGGTGGTCGGCGCGGGGGTGATCGGGTCCGCGATCGCGCTGGAGCTGGCCAGGGCGGGCCGCCGGGTGGTCGTCGTGGACCGCGCGGGCGGGGCCGGGCTGGGCTCGACGAGCGCGTCGAGTGCCGTGGTGCGGTACAACTTCTCCACCCTCGCGGGGGTGACCGCCGCGTGGGAGGCGCGCGCCTGCTGGTCGTCTTGGGCCGAGCACCTCGGCCACGACGTCGGCGACCTGGCCCGGTTCGAGCGCAGCGGCCTGGTCATGCTCGACGTGGACGCCGCCCCACGGTCCGGCTGGCTGCCGCTGTTCGACGAAGTCGGTGTCCCGTATGAAGAATGGGACAGCGCGACGCTCGCCGAGCGGGTGCCCGGCATCGACGTGGGCCGCTACTGGCCGCCGCGGCGCATCAACGACGACCGGTTCTGGTCGGACGCGCCCGGCACACTCGGCGGGGTCTACACCCCCGACGCCGGTTACGTCACCGATCCGCAGCTGGCGGCGCAGAACCTGGCCGCCGCCGCGACCGCGGAAGGCGCGGAGTTCCGGTTCCGCGCCACGGTGACGGCCGTCGAATCCGCCCACGGCCGCGTCGGCGCGGTGGTGCTCGCCGACGGCACGAAGATCTCCGCGCCCGTCGTGGTGAACGCGGCGGGCCCGTGGTCGGGCCGGCTGAACGAGCTGGCCGGCGTCGGCTCGGACTTCACCGTCGGCGTGCGGCCGCTGCGGCAGGAGGTCGCCCACGCCCTGGCGCCCGAGGGTTATCACCCGGCCGGTGGAGCCGGGCCCGCGATCGCCGACGCCGACCTGGGCACGTACTTCCGCGGTGAGGTCGGCGGCGGGCTGCTGGTCGGCGGCACCGAGCCGGACTGCGACCCGCTCCAGTGGCTCGACGACCCCGACGACGTGAACCTCAACCCGACCATGGCGGTGTTCGAAGCGCAGGTGACCCGGGCGGCGCGGCGGCTGCCCGGGCTGCGGGTGCCGAACCGGGCCCGGGGTGTTGTCGGCGTCTACGACGTCGCCGACGACTGGACCCCGATCTACGATCGCACCGAGCTGCCCGGGTTCTACGTCGCGATCGGCACCAGCGGCAACCAGTTCAAGAACGCCCCCGTCGTCGGACGGCTGATGGCGACCCTGATCGACCGGGTCGAGGCGGGCGCCGACCACGACGCCGAACCCGTGTCCTACCGGGGCGTGCACACCGGGCTGGCCATCGACCTCGGCAGCTTCTCCCGCAAGCGTGAGCGCAATGCCGGCAGCTCCGGCACGGTGATGGGCTGA
- a CDS encoding YybH family protein has protein sequence MTETVVAAHLRWLCGWDREPGDPPFDFRAVQGEFCNWEAEDLRLYDDADPEHRVAHSAEEYRSLWEPVFGGLVTAEHRLADGPHALVSGDLAVTRLVFVARLVSTDGTETGLRATSSLTWRHSAAGWRIAWDHTSSVILDAETLAELMNVAP, from the coding sequence ATGACGGAAACCGTGGTGGCGGCGCACCTGCGCTGGTTGTGTGGCTGGGACCGCGAGCCGGGTGATCCGCCGTTCGACTTCCGGGCGGTCCAGGGCGAGTTCTGCAACTGGGAAGCCGAAGACCTCCGGCTGTACGACGACGCCGACCCGGAGCACCGCGTGGCGCACAGCGCCGAGGAATACCGGTCGCTGTGGGAGCCGGTCTTCGGTGGCCTGGTGACCGCCGAGCACCGGCTCGCCGACGGTCCGCACGCGCTGGTCTCCGGTGACCTCGCCGTCACGCGACTGGTCTTCGTCGCACGGCTCGTGTCCACCGACGGCACGGAGACAGGCTTGCGCGCCACCAGCTCACTGACCTGGCGACACTCGGCCGCGGGCTGGCGCATCGCGTGGGACCACACCTCTTCGGTGATCTTGGACGCTGAAACGCTGGCCGAGCTGATGAACGTCGCGCCGTGA
- a CDS encoding lasso RiPP family leader peptide-containing protein produces MVTEIDQDAPKYDSPELVEIGSFADVTCGGGSGYFDRFFHVVALNFR; encoded by the coding sequence ATGGTCACGGAAATCGACCAGGACGCTCCGAAATACGACTCACCGGAACTCGTCGAAATCGGCAGCTTTGCTGATGTTACCTGCGGTGGGGGATCGGGGTATTTCGACCGATTTTTTCACGTGGTGGCTCTGAACTTTCGGTAG
- a CDS encoding lasso RiPP family leader peptide-containing protein — protein MHEITQYEAPNMVEVGEFTKLTRATSQGYWIDFLGGWWY, from the coding sequence ATGCACGAAATCACTCAGTACGAAGCTCCGAACATGGTCGAGGTCGGCGAGTTCACGAAGCTGACCCGGGCGACCTCTCAGGGTTACTGGATCGACTTCTTGGGTGGGTGGTGGTACTGA
- a CDS encoding lasso peptide biosynthesis B2 protein: MTGQVTLETATETSLRWRITARCAVLLARGLAELRPRPLRKTLEVMRRGAKPADLATAARARNSVVAVSPRCGGPWCLQRSIAAALVCRSRGTWPDWCAGVRTEPFAAHAWIVAAGTPVGEDSDEIERFHITLSVPGARG, from the coding sequence ATGACGGGGCAGGTGACACTCGAAACCGCCACGGAGACCTCGCTGCGCTGGAGAATCACCGCGCGCTGCGCCGTTCTCCTCGCTCGAGGACTCGCCGAACTCCGACCACGTCCCCTCCGGAAAACGCTCGAAGTCATGCGGCGTGGCGCGAAACCCGCTGATCTGGCAACAGCCGCCCGAGCCCGCAACTCGGTGGTCGCGGTCAGCCCACGCTGCGGAGGCCCCTGGTGCCTTCAACGATCGATCGCGGCTGCCCTGGTGTGCCGAAGCCGAGGAACCTGGCCAGATTGGTGCGCTGGTGTCCGCACCGAACCGTTCGCTGCGCACGCCTGGATCGTCGCGGCCGGAACGCCGGTAGGCGAGGATTCCGACGAGATCGAGAGATTCCATATCACTCTGAGTGTCCCTGGCGCTCGTGGGTGA
- a CDS encoding IS630 family transposase, protein MFAAMFAAMFAAMFAAMFAAMFAATEGYVWEVIHAFNTSGFAALSPKWRGGRPAKFGPAARDQICRIAACKPADLGLPFTTWSLAKLVGYLAEHAWIKASAETVWQVLRKEGVSWQATKTWKASKDPDFVAKKTRILDLYDHPPVDGRVICVDEFGPLNLQPRPGRGWLPRGRPARPRATYTRANGVRHMFAALDLATGQMFYRFRDRKRWPQFLDFSQAIPPSLPGWEALPDL, encoded by the coding sequence ATGTTCGCGGCGATGTTCGCGGCGATGTTCGCGGCGATGTTCGCGGCGATGTTCGCGGCGATGTTCGCGGCGACCGAAGGCTACGTGTGGGAGGTGATCCACGCGTTCAACACCTCTGGGTTCGCGGCGTTGTCCCCAAAATGGAGGGGCGGCCGACCGGCTAAATTCGGGCCGGCCGCCCGTGATCAGATCTGCCGCATCGCGGCCTGCAAACCCGCCGATCTAGGGTTGCCGTTCACGACCTGGAGCCTGGCCAAACTGGTCGGCTACCTCGCCGAGCACGCATGGATCAAGGCGAGTGCCGAGACCGTCTGGCAGGTCCTGCGTAAGGAGGGCGTGTCCTGGCAGGCGACGAAGACCTGGAAAGCCAGCAAGGACCCGGACTTCGTGGCCAAGAAGACCCGCATCCTCGATCTCTACGACCATCCGCCCGTCGACGGAAGAGTGATCTGTGTCGACGAGTTCGGGCCGCTGAACCTGCAACCCCGCCCTGGCCGCGGCTGGCTCCCCCGCGGCCGACCGGCCCGGCCGCGCGCAACCTACACCCGCGCTAACGGGGTGCGGCACATGTTCGCCGCGCTCGACCTCGCCACCGGGCAGATGTTCTACCGGTTCCGTGACCGCAAGCGCTGGCCGCAGTTTCTCGACTTCTCCCAAGCAATTCCGCCGTCGCTTCCCGGCTGGGAAGCTCTACCCGATCTGTGA
- a CDS encoding ATP-binding protein, translating to MTENKQLRAARERSESLLHLGECLSRRELADLVNAHLWKRGGQHAALDDNYIAKLERGTIRWPNARYREAFRAVLDVNTDSELGFINSRRQAVPLNSSDPAHDEHASSGDRQGADQASLRPDVMVPRQLPPPPLQFTARADEMRALSAACDDAQVLRDSVMVISAVAGAGGVGKTSLALHWAHRWLDRFPDGQLYVDLRGFDPVNPPLPTAAAIRGFLDALGVAPSATPVSLPAQISLYRTLVSGKRMLIILDNARDTAAVEPLLPGSTVNTVIVTSRNYLPGIVARGAHTIRLPTFTPAEAHELLAKHLGTDRIHAEPEASSVLIRTCAGLPLAISIIAARARLNPTFPLALLADELTDETSRLDGLDAGEVPVRLSSVFSASYYALDDDAAALFRHLGLVPGTDIGTAAVASLVGLPAHLIRRQLRTVESAHLVEQHRPGRFRMHDLVSLYARDRARTDLPAESQDQAIRRLADFYLHTAFKAEHLLDARRPSIDLPPANPGCHTTAPRNRAAAERWFTEEHANLLAAQQLAIRHSWHDKVWRIAWTLNTYHMRHDRRDDNLRIWQAAIDAVAHIPEVSDQADVHRLYGWAHIMVGDHDQGMKHLDRALRLFQDADDVAGQARAHEALAAAWEQQGDHQRALPPALHALNLYQNLDQPARTANALNTVGWHYARLGELDQATTYCTAALDLYRCHSYLDAEAYALHTLGYIDHHSGRHHSAVRHYRRAVNLLRGERDPKQEAVVLADLAEVYASGGKHRRARQLWLEALVLCRQQHRKSDIERIERRLDELN from the coding sequence GTGACCGAGAACAAGCAGCTTCGAGCTGCCCGGGAACGCTCGGAATCGTTGCTGCACCTCGGCGAGTGTCTGTCGCGGCGGGAGCTGGCGGACCTGGTCAACGCGCATCTCTGGAAGCGCGGTGGGCAACATGCCGCGCTGGATGACAACTACATCGCGAAGCTTGAACGCGGCACGATCCGCTGGCCGAATGCCCGATATCGCGAAGCGTTCCGTGCCGTGCTGGACGTCAATACCGACTCGGAATTGGGCTTCATCAACTCTCGCCGGCAGGCTGTCCCTCTCAACAGCAGCGATCCGGCCCATGACGAACATGCTTCCTCAGGTGATCGGCAAGGCGCGGACCAGGCGTCGTTGAGACCGGACGTGATGGTGCCGCGGCAGCTTCCGCCGCCGCCGCTGCAGTTCACGGCCCGCGCAGACGAGATGCGAGCCCTCTCTGCCGCGTGTGACGACGCCCAGGTGCTAAGAGACTCCGTGATGGTCATCTCGGCAGTCGCAGGCGCCGGTGGTGTGGGAAAAACCTCGCTTGCGTTACACTGGGCCCACCGTTGGCTGGACCGCTTTCCGGATGGCCAACTTTATGTCGATCTCCGCGGATTCGACCCCGTCAATCCTCCGTTGCCCACTGCCGCCGCGATCCGCGGATTCCTGGACGCGTTGGGTGTGGCACCGTCAGCCACTCCGGTAAGCCTGCCTGCACAGATCTCGTTGTACCGCACCCTGGTCAGCGGAAAACGCATGCTGATCATCCTCGACAACGCCAGGGACACTGCCGCAGTCGAGCCCCTGCTTCCCGGAAGCACGGTCAACACGGTGATCGTCACCAGCCGAAACTACCTGCCAGGGATCGTCGCCCGCGGCGCGCACACGATACGGCTGCCCACGTTCACCCCTGCTGAAGCACATGAGTTGCTCGCCAAGCATCTCGGCACCGACCGAATCCATGCCGAGCCCGAAGCGAGCAGTGTATTGATCCGAACTTGTGCTGGGCTGCCCCTTGCTATCAGCATCATCGCCGCCCGGGCCAGATTGAACCCGACTTTCCCGCTGGCGTTGCTAGCGGACGAACTCACGGACGAAACCAGCAGACTCGACGGGCTCGATGCCGGTGAGGTGCCTGTTCGCCTGTCCTCGGTGTTCTCCGCCTCGTATTACGCGCTCGATGACGACGCTGCGGCCCTGTTCCGGCATCTTGGTCTGGTTCCGGGCACAGACATCGGAACCGCAGCCGTCGCCAGCCTGGTCGGCCTGCCCGCTCACCTAATCCGTAGGCAGCTCCGCACGGTCGAGAGCGCGCACCTAGTTGAGCAGCACCGTCCAGGCCGGTTCCGGATGCATGACCTCGTGAGCCTCTACGCCCGCGATCGCGCACGCACCGATCTGCCGGCGGAGTCGCAAGACCAGGCGATCCGCAGGCTTGCAGACTTCTACCTGCACACGGCGTTCAAGGCGGAGCATCTCCTCGACGCCCGCCGACCCTCGATCGATCTCCCGCCTGCGAACCCCGGATGCCACACCACTGCGCCCCGGAACCGCGCCGCGGCCGAACGATGGTTCACCGAGGAACACGCCAACCTCCTCGCCGCCCAGCAACTCGCGATCCGACACAGCTGGCACGACAAGGTCTGGCGGATCGCGTGGACGTTGAACACGTACCACATGCGCCACGATCGCCGAGACGACAACCTCCGCATCTGGCAGGCCGCGATCGACGCCGTCGCACACATCCCCGAGGTCTCCGACCAGGCGGATGTGCACCGTCTCTACGGCTGGGCGCACATTATGGTCGGAGACCACGACCAAGGGATGAAACACCTCGACCGCGCCCTCAGATTGTTCCAGGACGCCGATGATGTGGCCGGCCAAGCCCGCGCCCACGAGGCACTCGCAGCTGCCTGGGAGCAACAAGGTGACCACCAGCGCGCCTTACCGCCGGCACTACATGCGCTGAACCTGTACCAGAACCTCGACCAGCCGGCCCGGACCGCGAACGCTCTCAACACGGTGGGGTGGCATTACGCCCGTCTCGGCGAACTCGACCAGGCCACCACCTACTGCACCGCTGCGCTCGACCTCTACCGCTGTCACAGCTATCTCGACGCCGAGGCCTACGCCCTGCATACTCTCGGCTACATCGACCACCATTCCGGACGACACCACAGCGCGGTTCGCCACTACCGACGCGCCGTGAACCTGTTACGTGGAGAGCGCGACCCCAAGCAGGAGGCTGTCGTGCTCGCCGACCTCGCCGAGGTCTACGCATCTGGCGGAAAACATCGCCGAGCCCGGCAACTCTGGCTCGAGGCCCTCGTGCTCTGCCGACAACAGCATCGAAAATCCGACATCGAACGGATCGAACGCCGCCTCGACGAGCTCAACTGA
- a CDS encoding asparagine synthase-related protein: MEFLVLPDCPDAAHVVVCSGGMRRLDHPGSGRPWVMGRWADSDLTIETVGDVSVVLLGCASVGAERLRCLIGRVRSVEDLDRLSGSLAGAFHLIGSIRGNTRVQGTVSTSHQVFHTQIDGVTVAADRPHTLARLVGAGIDEDVLALHLLSLRAPGNLAGRPLWRGVESLDVGEYLRVDPDGTGRVVRWWAPPAPEVSRDTGVKMVREALIHAVEARTSQANRVSADLSGGLDSTSLCFLTTQRTRDLLTTHYTPMDATNDDATWAERARTALPHARHVVFKPDESPEWYGDYTLGEGDLEGPYPVLRTRSTVEHLARQVSALGASRHLQGSGGDELFHPGPVWLHSLLRTRPLAALRLAHGARSLWRWTLPNTVRNLADQTTYPHWLNRCATRLTDSTWSPAAGWENVPHMPAWATGDAVSAARRLLVDAATTQPWSRLRIHHELLSMMRLNGHINRRTSQVTSRFGVSYEAPYIDDRVIEAVMAIRLEDRTSLTEYKPVLKQAMRGIVPDEILARRSKGDYSPHLYSGIRRHQQRILGELGPDSHLARLGLIDPDAVRRTLPSMHPDARTLAPADPTLACETWLRTVTALTDRRPA; this comes from the coding sequence GTGGAATTTCTCGTTTTGCCGGATTGCCCGGACGCAGCACACGTCGTCGTGTGTTCCGGTGGTATGCGCAGGCTCGACCATCCCGGTTCCGGGCGTCCGTGGGTCATGGGTCGGTGGGCGGACTCGGATCTCACGATCGAGACTGTCGGCGATGTCAGTGTCGTGCTCCTGGGCTGCGCCTCCGTTGGTGCGGAGCGGTTGCGGTGCCTGATTGGACGGGTGCGCTCAGTCGAAGACCTCGACCGGCTCTCCGGCTCGCTGGCCGGAGCGTTCCATCTGATCGGTTCCATCCGGGGGAACACACGGGTCCAAGGCACCGTGTCCACCTCCCACCAGGTGTTCCACACGCAGATCGATGGTGTGACCGTGGCCGCGGACCGGCCGCACACGCTGGCCCGACTTGTGGGGGCGGGGATTGACGAGGATGTCCTGGCGCTCCACCTCCTCTCCTTGCGTGCGCCGGGGAATCTGGCCGGTCGCCCTCTGTGGCGCGGGGTCGAGTCGCTCGATGTCGGCGAATACCTGCGCGTCGACCCGGACGGAACGGGCCGCGTAGTGCGCTGGTGGGCCCCGCCGGCGCCGGAGGTCTCACGCGATACAGGCGTGAAGATGGTCCGGGAAGCGTTGATCCACGCGGTGGAAGCACGAACTTCGCAGGCGAACCGGGTTTCGGCAGACTTGTCCGGCGGCTTGGATTCGACGAGTCTGTGCTTCCTGACCACGCAGCGGACCCGCGATCTGCTGACCACCCACTACACGCCGATGGACGCCACGAACGACGACGCGACGTGGGCGGAACGCGCACGCACAGCGTTACCGCACGCTCGGCACGTCGTGTTCAAACCCGACGAGTCACCTGAGTGGTACGGCGACTACACCCTCGGCGAGGGCGACCTCGAAGGTCCCTATCCCGTGCTCCGCACCAGAAGCACCGTAGAACATCTCGCCCGCCAGGTGAGCGCGCTCGGGGCGAGCCGTCATTTACAGGGAAGCGGCGGCGACGAACTGTTCCACCCCGGCCCGGTCTGGCTGCACAGCCTGCTCCGGACGCGCCCGCTCGCCGCGCTCCGGCTGGCGCACGGTGCCAGGTCGCTGTGGCGCTGGACGCTACCGAACACTGTCCGGAACCTGGCCGATCAGACGACCTACCCTCACTGGTTGAACCGTTGCGCCACGCGGCTGACGGACTCTACCTGGTCCCCCGCTGCAGGCTGGGAGAATGTGCCTCACATGCCAGCCTGGGCGACGGGGGACGCGGTCTCGGCAGCCCGACGACTCCTGGTCGACGCCGCGACGACGCAACCGTGGTCGCGACTGCGGATTCACCATGAACTGCTGTCGATGATGCGTCTCAACGGACACATCAACCGCCGGACATCGCAGGTGACGTCTCGGTTCGGCGTGTCGTATGAAGCACCCTACATCGACGATCGCGTGATCGAGGCCGTCATGGCCATCCGGCTGGAAGACCGCACCTCGCTGACCGAGTACAAGCCCGTACTCAAACAGGCCATGCGCGGCATCGTGCCGGACGAGATCCTGGCCCGCCGCAGCAAGGGCGACTACAGCCCCCACCTGTACTCGGGCATCCGGCGACACCAACAACGCATCCTCGGCGAACTCGGACCCGATTCGCACCTGGCCCGCCTCGGGCTGATCGACCCGGACGCGGTGCGGAGAACGCTCCCGTCAATGCATCCCGACGCTCGCACGCTCGCGCCCGCCGACCCCACACTCGCCTGCGAAACGTGGCTGCGGACCGTCACCGCACTTACCGACAGGAGACCAGCATGA
- a CDS encoding peptidase inhibitor family I36 protein produces the protein MSTSKTVFRAALVAIAGSLLVAGAPAAEATVTEYGCPSNYVCWYSEKNFGGVRAQAHYSSLEGQCGWPDGFQAHSLINMSTQRFYWWEYTICSGTAGGLLQPYGQPGYKYSNYIFTGVTHT, from the coding sequence ATGTCGACTTCAAAAACAGTGTTCCGGGCCGCGTTGGTGGCCATCGCAGGTTCTTTGCTGGTTGCGGGAGCACCTGCGGCCGAGGCAACCGTCACCGAGTACGGCTGCCCGTCGAACTATGTTTGCTGGTACAGCGAAAAGAACTTCGGAGGCGTTCGAGCGCAGGCGCATTACAGCTCACTGGAAGGACAGTGTGGTTGGCCGGATGGCTTTCAGGCACACTCACTGATCAATATGTCGACGCAACGCTTCTACTGGTGGGAGTACACTATCTGCTCTGGGACGGCGGGAGGATTGCTCCAGCCCTACGGTCAACCGGGATACAAGTACAGTAATTACATCTTCACGGGCGTGACACATACCTGA
- a CDS encoding PucR family transcriptional regulator, which produces MPEGDLQSLVDELAERLRRSVAIDDPSIRLLAASRHFGDEDALRVSSVLNRAVDATVTDPIFALGIARWTAPGIVDVDGARPRLCAPIRCNGMLLGYLWLIDEDGVFTEPELTAAGEAAAAAGTLLYRRLLLHERSKARQEGILRELVSPDAAVRAQAIEDLRAEQLFGDDCADFTVLAVQGQTIAAPQQVAFEAAIEDGVRAVTDDVALMVANRSRAWILLIQRLPPSKALVGSVAERITARFRRLTDDSARPVFGLGGTVTKLDAVVTSYQQALLAARAALLLPSIGELARWGELGPYELLLKLPLDDLLGTSPVPALVALEQEDSHRVLIGTLTDFFDHGGNIQRTADSLRIHRATLYQRLKRIEQITGCDFDTGDDRLMLHLGLKLRAIASAYRDHFGG; this is translated from the coding sequence ATGCCCGAGGGCGATCTTCAGTCCCTTGTGGACGAACTCGCGGAGCGGCTGCGGCGCTCGGTCGCGATCGACGACCCGTCGATCCGCCTGCTCGCGGCCAGCCGCCACTTCGGTGACGAGGACGCGCTGCGGGTCAGCTCGGTGCTCAACCGCGCGGTCGACGCCACGGTGACCGACCCGATCTTCGCACTGGGCATCGCCCGCTGGACCGCGCCCGGCATCGTCGACGTCGACGGGGCGCGGCCGCGGTTGTGCGCCCCGATCCGGTGCAACGGCATGCTGCTGGGTTACCTGTGGCTGATCGACGAGGACGGCGTGTTCACCGAGCCCGAGCTGACCGCGGCCGGGGAGGCGGCGGCCGCGGCCGGCACCCTGCTGTACCGCAGGCTGTTGCTCCACGAGCGGTCGAAGGCGAGGCAGGAGGGCATCCTGCGCGAGCTGGTCTCGCCCGATGCCGCCGTGCGGGCCCAGGCGATCGAGGACCTGCGCGCCGAGCAGCTCTTCGGCGACGACTGCGCGGACTTCACCGTGCTCGCCGTGCAGGGCCAGACGATCGCCGCTCCGCAGCAGGTCGCGTTCGAGGCCGCGATCGAGGACGGTGTCCGCGCCGTCACCGACGACGTCGCGCTGATGGTGGCGAACCGTTCACGCGCCTGGATCCTGCTCATTCAGCGCCTGCCGCCGTCGAAGGCGCTCGTCGGGTCCGTGGCCGAGCGGATCACCGCCCGCTTCCGCCGCCTCACCGATGACAGCGCGCGCCCGGTGTTCGGCCTCGGCGGCACGGTCACGAAGCTCGACGCCGTCGTCACGTCCTACCAGCAGGCGCTGCTGGCCGCCCGCGCCGCGCTGCTGTTGCCCAGCATCGGCGAGCTGGCCCGGTGGGGTGAGCTGGGCCCGTACGAACTGCTGTTGAAACTGCCGCTGGACGACCTGCTCGGCACGTCCCCGGTGCCGGCGCTGGTGGCGCTGGAGCAGGAGGACAGCCACCGCGTGCTGATCGGCACGCTCACCGACTTCTTCGACCACGGCGGCAACATCCAGCGCACCGCGGACTCGCTGCGCATCCACCGCGCCACGCTGTACCAGCGGCTCAAGCGCATCGAACAGATCACCGGCTGCGACTTCGACACCGGCGACGACCGCCTGATGCTCCACCTCGGCCTGAAACTCCGGGCGATCGCGAGCGCTTACCGCGACCATTTCGGCGGCTGA